A section of the Deinococcus sp. KNUC1210 genome encodes:
- a CDS encoding AraC family transcriptional regulator produces MKPSPVPPHLSHVETHLPPQEGDLTRLAALLRLYTPYDGLFDLRLPGVHASRSTRINEDLVHSIQQPALCIVAQGAKSVFLGSDVYEYDPSRLLVYSVDLSVATRVTRASRHEPFFNLKIDLNPRRIAELALQAFPYGLPKVHENRGVSVSTVSAGIVSAAVRLMEAMADEREAQLLGPILVDEILMRLLLGPIGGRVAQLGQAESSVERVAQAIEWVRTHYDEPLSVDALAEMVHMSASTFHLHFKAVTSLSPIQYQKMLRLQEARRLLASTSLDAGAASRRVGYASASQFTREYARLFGRTPLKDLTRLREQGNLPATVS; encoded by the coding sequence ATGAAGCCCTCGCCTGTTCCTCCACACCTGTCACACGTCGAGACCCATCTGCCGCCTCAAGAGGGTGATCTGACCCGCCTCGCGGCGCTGTTGCGCCTTTACACGCCGTACGACGGTCTCTTTGACCTGCGGCTTCCCGGTGTGCATGCGTCAAGGTCCACGCGAATCAACGAGGACCTGGTGCACAGCATTCAGCAGCCGGCCTTGTGTATCGTCGCGCAGGGTGCCAAGAGCGTATTTCTGGGATCCGACGTATACGAATACGATCCGTCGCGACTGCTGGTGTACTCGGTGGACCTGTCTGTCGCGACGCGCGTCACCCGCGCCAGCCGACACGAACCGTTCTTCAACCTGAAAATCGACCTCAACCCGCGTCGCATCGCGGAGTTGGCGCTCCAGGCCTTCCCGTACGGGCTGCCGAAGGTGCACGAAAACCGCGGGGTATCGGTCAGCACTGTCAGCGCAGGCATTGTAAGCGCGGCCGTGCGCCTGATGGAGGCAATGGCGGATGAGCGTGAGGCGCAGCTCCTCGGCCCGATCCTGGTGGACGAGATCCTGATGCGCTTACTCCTTGGCCCCATCGGGGGCCGTGTGGCACAGCTGGGGCAGGCGGAATCCAGCGTGGAGCGGGTCGCGCAGGCGATCGAGTGGGTGCGGACGCACTACGACGAGCCGCTCAGCGTGGACGCTCTGGCAGAGATGGTACACATGAGCGCCTCAACCTTCCACCTGCACTTCAAGGCAGTGACCAGCCTCAGCCCCATTCAGTACCAGAAGATGTTGCGGCTTCAGGAGGCCCGGCGCTTGTTGGCCTCCACTTCACTGGACGCGGGCGCAGCGAGCCGCCGGGTGGGTTACGCCAGTGCGTCGCAGTTCACGCGGGAATACGCCCGATTGTTTGGCCGCACGCCCCTAAAGGATCTCACGCGGTTGCGCGAGCAAGGTAACCTGCCCGCCACAGTCTCCTGA
- a CDS encoding cyclophilin-like fold protein codes for MNSAARSPSENGPSTWTHPTARLVKACTLAVLLICLAVSSKTLARSQQVKIKIGSTAFTATLDDSSTAKAFSAQLPMTIMMTELNTNEKFFDLPRNLPTRPSTPGTIQTGDLMLYGSRTLVLFYSSFTTTYSYTRLGRIHNPKGLAAALGTGNVTVTFEAR; via the coding sequence ATGAACAGCGCTGCTCGTTCCCCCTCGGAGAACGGCCCAAGTACCTGGACGCACCCAACAGCACGCCTGGTGAAGGCCTGTACTCTGGCCGTTCTCCTCATCTGCCTTGCGGTTTCCAGCAAGACCCTTGCAAGGAGTCAACAGGTGAAGATCAAGATTGGTTCTACCGCATTCACCGCGACGTTGGACGACAGCTCCACGGCGAAAGCCTTCTCTGCTCAGCTCCCGATGACCATCATGATGACTGAACTGAACACGAACGAGAAGTTCTTCGATCTGCCAAGAAATCTGCCGACCCGGCCATCCACACCGGGCACGATTCAGACGGGTGACCTGATGCTCTACGGTTCCCGCACGCTGGTCCTCTTCTACAGCAGCTTTACGACGACTTACAGCTATACGCGGCTGGGACGCATCCATAACCCCAAGGGACTGGCTGCCGCGTTGGGAACCGGAAACGTCACCGTGACCTTTGAGGCACGGTAG
- a CDS encoding IS110 family transposase has translation MIMLGIDVGKRELFVSLQEGDSSSDVRMLGKRGSVPNTAAGLEDLTVWLQKHTSEAVHVVMEATNVYWERCAHHFHALGCQVRVVNPAQIKYFARSVLRRGKTDAMDAEITARYGLMMRPTGWVPPSTTLLDLKQLTREREGVLERRTQENNHLIALRDAHHACAVVVTLSQQRLDLLDQQLVALETAIHALVDADPQLTQQLKLLCSIPGFAFTSALTTLAETAGFNRLETGAEISAAAGMAPSPHQSGTKNGKGSISKTGNARLRRIA, from the coding sequence ATGATCATGCTCGGGATCGACGTCGGAAAAAGAGAATTGTTTGTCAGCTTGCAAGAAGGCGACAGCAGCAGTGACGTTCGGATGTTGGGGAAACGTGGCTCGGTGCCCAACACGGCGGCTGGTTTGGAAGACCTCACCGTTTGGCTGCAGAAACACACCAGCGAGGCCGTGCATGTAGTGATGGAAGCCACCAATGTGTACTGGGAGCGCTGCGCCCATCACTTTCACGCGCTGGGCTGCCAGGTGAGGGTCGTCAATCCTGCCCAGATCAAGTATTTTGCGCGCTCAGTCCTGCGTCGGGGCAAAACGGACGCGATGGATGCCGAGATCACCGCGCGCTATGGCCTAATGATGCGTCCCACCGGCTGGGTTCCACCCAGCACGACGCTGTTGGACTTGAAGCAACTGACGCGGGAACGGGAAGGTGTGCTGGAGCGACGGACACAAGAAAACAACCACCTGATTGCCCTGAGAGATGCCCACCATGCGTGTGCCGTGGTAGTGACGCTGTCGCAGCAACGCTTGGATCTGCTGGATCAGCAGCTAGTGGCGCTGGAAACTGCCATACACGCGCTGGTGGATGCTGACCCACAGCTCACACAGCAACTGAAGTTGCTGTGTTCGATTCCGGGATTTGCGTTTACCTCGGCCCTAACGACTTTGGCTGAAACGGCGGGCTTCAACCGTCTCGAAACAGGCGCAGAAATCTCCGCTGCTGCAGGGATGGCCCCATCCCCACACCAATCGGGGACTAAAAATGGCAAGGGGAGCATCTCGAAAACGGGGAATGCCCGCTTACGGAGAATTGCGTAG
- a CDS encoding AraC family transcriptional regulator: MADAAVRPDPSPRAPDLARLRDLIRLYTPYDAEFPLRIPGVAVARSTQRHEALVHSVQQPALCIVAQGNKSVHIGAEQYEYDTDHMMVYAVNLPIAFQVTNASLSEPFLTFKVDLDPHRIAELTLKLYPHGLSRSQDPRGVQITDVNAAIIQTAVRILETVEHEREARWIGPMLVDELLMRLLLSPAGPMVAQLGQVESKTERVARAIEWIQNHLAEPLTIEVLAEQVHMGLSTFHAQFKAVTGLSPLQFQKNLRLQEARRLLVATVMDAGAVSREVGYASASQFTREYTRFFGNTPRRDMVHLRAGSSGLMAN; the protein is encoded by the coding sequence GTGGCTGACGCTGCAGTCCGGCCCGACCCTTCACCTAGAGCCCCTGATCTGGCCCGCCTGCGGGACCTGATTCGCCTGTACACCCCTTACGACGCGGAGTTTCCCCTGCGAATTCCAGGGGTGGCGGTAGCTCGGTCCACCCAGAGACACGAAGCGCTGGTGCACAGCGTGCAGCAGCCAGCCCTGTGTATCGTCGCTCAGGGCAACAAGAGCGTTCACATCGGTGCGGAGCAGTACGAGTACGACACCGACCACATGATGGTCTACGCGGTGAATCTGCCGATCGCCTTTCAGGTCACCAATGCCAGTCTCAGCGAACCGTTCCTGACCTTCAAAGTCGATCTCGACCCCCACCGCATCGCGGAACTGACCCTCAAGCTCTATCCGCACGGCCTGTCCAGAAGTCAGGATCCCCGGGGGGTGCAGATCACCGATGTGAATGCCGCCATCATCCAAACGGCCGTCCGGATTCTGGAAACGGTCGAGCATGAGCGGGAAGCCCGCTGGATCGGACCAATGCTGGTGGATGAGCTGCTGATGCGCCTGCTCCTCAGTCCCGCTGGGCCGATGGTCGCGCAACTGGGTCAAGTGGAATCGAAGACGGAACGTGTTGCCCGGGCCATCGAATGGATTCAGAACCATCTTGCTGAACCGCTCACCATCGAGGTCCTGGCCGAGCAGGTGCACATGGGCCTGTCGACCTTCCACGCCCAGTTCAAGGCCGTTACGGGCCTGAGCCCCCTGCAGTTCCAGAAGAACCTCCGGTTACAGGAAGCCCGGCGCCTGCTGGTAGCAACAGTGATGGATGCAGGCGCGGTCAGCCGGGAGGTGGGGTATGCCAGTGCCTCGCAGTTCACCCGTGAGTACACCCGCTTCTTCGGCAACACCCCGCGGAGGGATATGGTCCACCTGCGCGCTGGGAGCAGCGGGTTGATGGCAAACTGA
- a CDS encoding SDR family oxidoreductase yields MIQDKVVIVTGASSGIGEATARLLASKGARVVLGARREDQLKKLAEAIQSAGGQAVYQVLDVTDPADNTRIVEQAQKAFGSVDVMFLNAGIMPTAPLSALKTDEWNQTVDVNIKGVLHGVAAVLPTFIRQKHGHIITTSSVAGLKAYPGGAVYGGTKWFVRDFMEVLRIESAQEGTNIRTATIYPAAIKTELLGGISHPGSAEAMTALYRQHGISADRVASVVAFAVDQPDDTNITEFTVGPTTQPW; encoded by the coding sequence ATGATTCAGGACAAAGTTGTGATCGTGACCGGAGCGTCCTCGGGCATCGGCGAGGCCACCGCGCGGCTGCTCGCCAGCAAAGGGGCGCGCGTCGTACTCGGCGCACGCCGTGAAGACCAGCTGAAGAAGCTGGCCGAAGCCATTCAGAGCGCCGGCGGGCAGGCGGTGTACCAGGTGCTGGATGTGACGGACCCGGCCGACAACACCCGGATTGTCGAGCAGGCACAGAAAGCCTTCGGCAGTGTAGACGTGATGTTCCTGAACGCCGGCATCATGCCCACCGCACCGCTGTCTGCCCTGAAGACCGATGAGTGGAATCAGACGGTGGATGTCAACATCAAGGGGGTGTTGCATGGGGTCGCGGCGGTGCTTCCGACCTTTATCCGTCAGAAGCACGGCCACATCATCACCACGTCGTCGGTGGCAGGGTTGAAGGCGTACCCAGGCGGCGCAGTCTACGGGGGCACCAAGTGGTTCGTGCGGGACTTTATGGAAGTGCTCCGCATTGAGTCGGCCCAGGAGGGCACCAACATCCGCACGGCGACGATCTACCCCGCGGCGATCAAGACCGAATTGCTGGGCGGCATCTCCCATCCTGGGTCGGCAGAAGCCATGACAGCGCTCTACCGGCAGCATGGCATCTCGGCGGACCGGGTGGCCAGCGTGGTGGCGTTCGCGGTGGACCAGCCGGACGACACCAACATCACTGAATTCACGGTGGGGCCGACCACTCAGCCCTGGTAA
- a CDS encoding helix-turn-helix transcriptional regulator, with amino-acid sequence MTTHPSQRSEAVQSRLMPLLNEYMQQHGIRTVRDTALSLGISRTALHELLRDPLEGKPRSTPSVETLILLARAFQRPTHELLYLLVPDAPGAPATEERQSARERLRAMSTALPSTDDFLSTRQNQHGDLL; translated from the coding sequence ATGACAACGCATCCTTCCCAGCGTTCCGAGGCGGTGCAGAGCCGTCTGATGCCCCTGCTCAACGAATACATGCAGCAGCACGGCATCAGGACCGTGCGGGACACGGCGCTGTCACTCGGCATCAGCCGCACCGCGCTGCATGAGCTGCTGCGTGATCCGCTGGAAGGAAAGCCCAGGAGTACGCCCAGTGTCGAGACGCTGATCCTGCTGGCCCGCGCCTTTCAGCGCCCCACCCATGAACTGCTGTACCTGCTGGTGCCAGACGCGCCGGGTGCGCCAGCCACCGAGGAGCGCCAGAGCGCCCGCGAACGCCTGCGGGCCATGAGCACCGCCCTGCCGAGTACCGACGACTTTCTGAGCACCCGTCAGAACCAACACGGGGATCTTCTTTGA
- a CDS encoding IS6 family transposase, whose amino-acid sequence MTDTKPYRHRFPMTIIQHAVWLYHRFPLSYRDVQELLHQRGIEVSHETLREWAIKFGPLFACGLRHREPRRGSRWLLDEVCTTVDGVRHWLWRAVDEHGFVLDILLQRRRDTKAAKNFMMRLLAEYDVPNMICTDQLRSDRAAIREIPSLANVDHQQVISTARCNNLIEQSHRPTRRHERKQQGFKRRKRAQEFLNLHARIDNLHQHTRTSVFAASRRNNQRKAFQTWSMVAAGAV is encoded by the coding sequence GTGACCGATACCAAACCCTACCGCCACCGATTTCCCATGACGATTATTCAGCACGCTGTCTGGCTCTATCACCGCTTTCCGCTCAGCTACCGAGACGTCCAGGAATTGTTGCACCAGCGCGGTATTGAGGTCAGTCACGAAACCCTCCGTGAATGGGCCATCAAGTTCGGCCCGCTCTTTGCATGTGGCCTGCGTCACCGGGAACCCCGCCGGGGTTCCCGGTGGCTCTTGGACGAGGTCTGCACGACGGTGGATGGTGTCCGCCACTGGTTGTGGCGGGCAGTGGACGAGCACGGGTTCGTGCTCGATATCTTGCTCCAGAGACGCCGCGATACCAAGGCCGCCAAGAACTTCATGATGCGACTTCTGGCTGAATATGATGTCCCAAACATGATCTGTACCGATCAGCTCAGGAGCGATCGAGCCGCGATTCGGGAGATTCCGAGCCTAGCCAACGTCGACCACCAGCAAGTCATCTCCACGGCGCGTTGCAACAATTTGATCGAACAATCTCACCGTCCTACACGGCGTCACGAGCGAAAACAGCAGGGATTCAAGCGAAGAAAGCGAGCGCAGGAATTCCTAAACCTGCACGCTAGAATCGACAACCTCCATCAGCACACCAGAACCAGCGTTTTCGCCGCATCCAGACGAAATAATCAGAGAAAAGCGTTCCAGACGTGGTCAATGGTCGCGGCAGGGGCAGTCTGA
- a CDS encoding DUF2255 family protein has protein sequence MHVRSPWEDGVTFGTPTWIWSVVGAQHVVRAYTGTSSRWSRATLGQPAQTGHGLPACLRRCSTEDGLGGPSGAGQHVPVGLEGK, from the coding sequence CTGCATGTCCGGTCACCCTGGGAGGATGGCGTGACGTTCGGCACCCCGACCTGGATCTGGTCGGTGGTCGGTGCTCAGCATGTTGTTCGTGCGTACACCGGAACGTCATCGCGCTGGTCTCGGGCCACGCTCGGTCAGCCGGCTCAGACGGGACATGGTCTTCCAGCCTGTCTACGGCGATGCTCAACAGAAGATGGGCTAGGCGGACCATCCGGAGCAGGTCAACACGTCCCGGTGGGCCTTGAGGGAAAATGA
- a CDS encoding cupin domain-containing protein, with the protein MNIHRNGSRPSAKGPADWFTGQVRIDPQFDTQPAGHVAGSAVTFEPGARTAWHTHPLGQTLIVTAGSGLVQREGGSIEEINPGDVVFFEPGEKHWHGAAPTTAMTHLAIQEALDGKVVEWMEHVTDEQYRGR; encoded by the coding sequence ATGAACATTCACCGCAACGGTTCCCGTCCCTCTGCCAAAGGCCCCGCCGACTGGTTCACCGGACAGGTGCGCATCGATCCACAGTTCGATACTCAACCTGCAGGCCATGTCGCCGGTTCGGCCGTGACCTTCGAGCCCGGCGCGCGCACGGCCTGGCACACCCACCCGCTCGGTCAGACGCTGATCGTCACTGCTGGGAGCGGTCTGGTGCAGCGAGAGGGCGGTTCCATCGAGGAAATCAATCCCGGTGACGTGGTGTTCTTCGAGCCGGGTGAAAAGCACTGGCACGGCGCGGCGCCCACCACTGCGATGACGCATCTTGCGATTCAGGAGGCACTGGACGGCAAGGTCGTCGAGTGGATGGAGCACGTTACCGACGAACAGTACCGGGGCCGCTGA
- a CDS encoding MFS transporter, whose product MEGQLVNRATGTALQAPRWGAVFAMTLCVATLIASEFMPVSLLTPIATDLHMTEGGAGQAIAVSGIFAVLTSLLISSLTRGIDRRLVLLSLTLVMLASGAIVAFAPNASVFMVGRALIGMVIGGFWSMSAATIMRLVPEGDVPRALGVLNGGNALATVISAPLGSFLGQYIGWRGAFFAVVPLAVMTLVWLFTSLPSLPSERSVRGGLVLRVLRRPQVPFGMLAVTLFFLGQFALFTYLRPFLEHITRVEVSTISLLLLISGGAGLLGTTLIGVLLRNRLYSMLIVMPMLMAVVAVTLTVFGHAPILVGVLLGVWGLIGTAAPVAWWTWLSKVLPDDAEAGGGLMVAVIQLAITLGATTGGLLYDRSGYQSTFVFSAVALCASAFLAWLGWREARLNRTGTGL is encoded by the coding sequence ATGGAAGGACAACTCGTCAACAGAGCGACCGGGACCGCCCTCCAGGCGCCGAGGTGGGGGGCGGTCTTCGCCATGACGCTCTGCGTCGCCACGCTGATTGCCTCGGAGTTCATGCCGGTCAGCCTGCTAACACCGATCGCCACCGATCTGCACATGACTGAGGGAGGAGCGGGCCAGGCCATCGCCGTCTCGGGCATCTTCGCCGTCCTGACGAGCCTGCTGATCTCTTCCCTAACACGCGGTATCGACCGCCGCCTGGTGCTCTTGTCGCTGACCCTGGTGATGCTGGCCTCAGGAGCGATCGTGGCGTTCGCCCCGAACGCCAGCGTTTTCATGGTCGGACGGGCTCTGATTGGCATGGTCATCGGCGGCTTCTGGTCGATGTCCGCTGCGACGATCATGCGTCTCGTGCCGGAAGGCGACGTTCCACGGGCGTTGGGGGTCCTCAACGGCGGAAACGCCCTGGCGACCGTCATTTCTGCGCCGCTGGGCAGTTTCCTGGGCCAGTACATCGGCTGGCGCGGCGCCTTCTTCGCGGTGGTGCCACTCGCGGTCATGACGCTGGTGTGGCTGTTCACCAGCCTGCCGTCCCTCCCGTCCGAACGTTCTGTCCGCGGCGGTTTGGTCCTCCGGGTTCTGCGGCGGCCGCAGGTGCCGTTCGGGATGCTGGCTGTCACCTTGTTTTTCCTAGGCCAGTTTGCCCTGTTCACCTACCTGCGCCCGTTCCTGGAGCACATCACCCGGGTGGAGGTCTCGACCATCTCGCTGCTCCTGCTGATCAGCGGCGGCGCAGGTCTGCTCGGCACCACCCTCATTGGTGTGCTGCTCCGGAACCGGCTGTATAGCATGCTGATCGTCATGCCCATGCTGATGGCGGTCGTGGCTGTCACGCTTACGGTCTTCGGTCATGCTCCGATTCTGGTCGGCGTTCTGCTCGGGGTCTGGGGCCTGATCGGTACAGCTGCGCCGGTCGCCTGGTGGACCTGGCTGAGCAAGGTGCTGCCCGACGACGCCGAAGCCGGCGGTGGGCTGATGGTCGCGGTGATCCAGCTGGCCATTACCCTCGGCGCCACGACCGGCGGCCTCCTCTACGACCGGAGCGGCTACCAGAGCACCTTCGTGTTCAGCGCGGTGGCGTTGTGCGCCTCGGCCTTTCTCGCGTGGCTGGGATGGCGTGAGGCACGGCTGAACCGCACGGGAACCGGCCTTTGA
- a CDS encoding type II toxin-antitoxin system VapC family toxin has product MLDASAVIAWLKDEPGAANVQAQLDAGTAIISSINLAEVLTRFEDFGQAARAVWNNLQASGLRAHPYDDAQAVASAELRALTRSIGLSLGDRACLALGVQLGQPVYTADRAWATLNLSVPIILIR; this is encoded by the coding sequence GTGCTCGACGCCAGCGCTGTCATCGCCTGGCTGAAAGACGAACCCGGTGCGGCGAACGTGCAGGCCCAGCTCGATGCAGGCACCGCCATCATCAGCAGCATCAATCTGGCCGAGGTGCTGACGCGCTTCGAGGACTTCGGTCAGGCCGCCCGCGCCGTCTGGAACAACCTGCAAGCGTCGGGGCTGCGGGCACATCCCTACGACGACGCGCAGGCGGTGGCCTCCGCCGAACTCCGCGCCCTCACACGGTCTATCGGCCTGTCCCTGGGCGACCGAGCATGTCTGGCTCTGGGCGTACAACTCGGCCAGCCAGTCTACACCGCTGACCGCGCCTGGGCCACGCTGAACCTAAGCGTACCGATCATCCTGATCCGCTGA
- a CDS encoding succinylglutamate desuccinylase/aspartoacylase family protein, translating to MHDLLQSTPSGTATSGVLEAPLTPGTRLPYTVVRGSEEGPTLLVTAGVHGAEYASIDAAYLIADTDPLLLRGTLIVLPIVNPSAFWQRSIYVNPIDGRNLNRMFPGRARGTYAEQLAAWLHEEFLSRADAVIDLHGGDLVEALEPFSIYVRGHEPSRRLALAVGLPHLIASESRGTTCEVTRTHGIPAIIAEASGQGQRGAADVLLLVQGVRNAMQYLGMMPGALSCPRVCWSTTDLRGSQRPPAACGIQRSQPETWSRRGRRSVRYGT from the coding sequence ATGCACGACCTTCTCCAGTCCACGCCCTCCGGTACGGCCACCTCTGGGGTGCTCGAAGCGCCCCTTACGCCTGGAACACGGCTGCCCTACACCGTCGTTCGCGGGTCAGAGGAAGGCCCGACCCTGCTGGTCACCGCAGGCGTTCATGGTGCGGAATATGCCAGCATAGACGCCGCCTACCTGATCGCGGACACGGATCCGCTCCTCCTGCGCGGGACGCTGATCGTGCTGCCGATCGTGAATCCCAGCGCCTTCTGGCAGCGCAGCATCTATGTCAATCCCATCGACGGACGTAACCTCAACCGTATGTTTCCCGGTCGCGCCCGAGGAACGTACGCGGAACAACTCGCCGCCTGGCTGCACGAGGAGTTCCTGTCGCGCGCGGACGCCGTGATCGACCTGCACGGTGGAGATCTGGTGGAAGCCCTGGAACCCTTCTCGATCTATGTGCGTGGCCACGAACCATCACGCCGCCTGGCCCTCGCAGTCGGGCTGCCGCATCTGATTGCCAGCGAGAGCCGAGGCACGACCTGTGAAGTGACCCGGACGCACGGCATCCCCGCCATCATCGCCGAGGCGAGCGGGCAGGGCCAGCGCGGCGCGGCGGACGTGTTGCTGCTGGTGCAGGGCGTCCGGAACGCCATGCAGTACCTCGGCATGATGCCGGGGGCCCTCAGCTGTCCAAGGGTGTGCTGGAGCACGACGGATTTGCGTGGCTCACAGCGCCCACCAGCGGCCTGTGGTATCCAGAGGTCGCAGCCGGAGACGTGGTCTCGCAGGGGCAGGAGATCGGTACGTTACGGAACCTGA
- a CDS encoding cupin domain-containing protein, with amino-acid sequence MEIRRAGSQVSSPCLADWFTGMACIDPLFSETEPARAAGSAVTFEPNARTAWHTHLVGQDPDRAVWAGWIHYEGRLAEEIKPGDVVWFAPEEKHWYGAAPRTTMTHIAIQEAQGGKGVDWPEHVTDAPYQTGQEA; translated from the coding sequence ATGGAGATCAGACGCGCGGGCAGTCAAGTTTCCTCACCATGCCTGGCCGACTGGTTCACCGGCATGGCCTGCATCGACCCGCTGTTTTCCGAGACCGAACCGGCCCGGGCCGCTGGCAGCGCCGTGACCTTCGAACCGAATGCTCGGACCGCTTGGCATACCCATCTGGTGGGGCAAGACCCTGATCGTGCTGTCTGGGCAGGCTGGATACACTATGAGGGCCGACTGGCTGAGGAGATCAAGCCGGGCGATGTGGTGTGGTTCGCGCCCGAGGAAAAGCACTGGTATGGGGCGGCCCCGCGGACGACGATGACACACATCGCCATTCAGGAAGCCCAGGGCGGCAAGGGGGTGGACTGGCCGGAACACGTGACGGACGCGCCGTACCAGACCGGGCAGGAGGCATGA
- a CDS encoding M1 family aminopeptidase, whose translation MWLNEGFATYFEDLWAARDADSLKRRVLARFNKAQATHMPAPYVTMRHDIFAPRVYQRGALVLHALQATVGDAAFQRFLRGYYQRFAFGNVSTADFIRTAAELTGTPSVVQLLNRWIYDAVMPAFPGM comes from the coding sequence ATCTGGCTGAACGAAGGCTTCGCGACCTATTTCGAGGATCTATGGGCCGCGCGAGACGCGGACAGCCTGAAGCGGCGGGTCTTGGCGCGCTTCAACAAAGCCCAGGCGACGCACATGCCCGCGCCGTACGTCACCATGCGCCACGACATCTTCGCGCCGCGCGTATATCAGCGCGGCGCGCTGGTGCTGCACGCCCTGCAGGCGACGGTGGGCGACGCGGCCTTCCAGCGCTTCCTGCGCGGCTACTACCAGCGCTTCGCGTTCGGGAACGTCAGTACGGCGGACTTCATTCGCACTGCAGCGGAACTGACCGGCACGCCCAGTGTCGTGCAGCTGCTGAACCGCTGGATCTACGACGCCGTCATGCCGGCGTTCCCAGGAATGTGA
- a CDS encoding cyclophilin-like fold protein yields the protein MCMQLILTTGQDRSTAPLLDGPTTRYFAFLLPLTLPLLDVAAMEMVSDLTKRLSPEGAPAGSQGVDTPWGTLAIFTRAFRSPPGSFRSVTSTAVSMAFHRRTPCASPTRSVERHRSSP from the coding sequence ATGTGTATGCAGTTGATCCTGACGACCGGACAGGACCGCTCCACCGCTCCCCTTCTTGATGGGCCTACCACCCGTTACTTCGCGTTCCTGCTGCCCCTGACCCTTCCCCTGCTGGACGTTGCCGCCATGGAAATGGTCAGTGACCTGACCAAGCGTCTTTCTCCTGAAGGTGCGCCCGCGGGCAGTCAGGGAGTGGACACCCCCTGGGGTACCCTCGCGATCTTCACCCGTGCCTTCAGATCGCCTCCGGGCTCATTCCGCTCGGTCACTTCGACAGCTGTATCAATGGCCTTTCATCGCCGGACGCCGTGCGCGTCACCCACTCGCTCAGTTGAGCGCCACAGGAGTTCACCATGA